A part of Rhipicephalus microplus isolate Deutch F79 chromosome 8, USDA_Rmic, whole genome shotgun sequence genomic DNA contains:
- the LOC119164214 gene encoding calmodulin, producing the protein MADQLTEEQIAEFKEAFSLFDKDGDGTITTKELGTVMRSLGQNPTEAELQDMINEVDADGNGTIDFPEFLTMMARKMKDTDSEEEIREAFRVFDKDGNGFISAAELRHVMTNLGEKLTDEEVDEMIREADIDGDGQVNYEEFVTMMTSK; encoded by the exons GCTGACCAACTCACAGAGGAACAGATTGCAG AATTCAAAGAGGCGTTCTCGCTGTTCGACAAGGATGGTGACGGCACAATCACGACCAAGGAGCTTGGGACAGTGATGAGGTCGCTGGGACAGAACCCAACGGAAGCGGAGCTTCAGGACATGATCAACGAAGTCGACGCCGACG GTAATGGGACGATCGACTTCCCCGAGTTCCTGACCATGATGGCGCGCAAAATGAAGGACACGGACAGTGAGGAGGAGATCCGCGAAGCGTTCCGGGTCTTCGACAAGGATGGCAACGGGTTCATCTCGGCAGCCGAGCTACGCCACGTCATGACCAACCTGGGCGAGAAGCTCACCGACGAGGAGGTGGACGAGATGATCCGCGAAGCCGACATCGACGGTGACGGACAGGTCAACTATGAAG